CAACGAGGGCATTGCCGCCCTGCGGGGCGGGGCAGGGGAGGAATGATGCAGCCACCCGTTTTCTTTGAACGACGACCGAGGAGGCGATTGTTTTGAAAGAGCTTGCCGGCCCCGTACTAAGGGGCGATATTTTAAAAATTCTCTACTACCAGGACGCCTTCTCAGCGAGAACCCGAATCGGCAGCCTCATGCTCTGGGCCGCGCTGAGGGAAGCCGGCCATCACGACAGGGGCCTTCCCCTGGGGCGCGACTCTCTTGAAGAGGTTGTGGACGAACTGGCTGCGCGCGGGCTTGTGCGCAAATCCACACCCGGCGCCGTGGGTCGCCTTCTTACCGACTACGAGGCCCACCTCACTCGCAAGGGCCGGGGGCTCCTTGAGGGGGCGCTTCCCGCCGAGTCCGATATTTTGATAGGAGAGCTGTGATGGAACAGCCGACCACCGGCCCGCGCCGTAAGATCGCCCGCTACGGGGCCGAGGAAGTGGTGAACCCGATTCTATTATCGGGGGGCACTCTCGATGAAGCCTGCGCGGCCTTCGAGGATTTTACCGGCAAGACCATCGGCCGCACCGCCATGTGCAAGCATAACCAGCGCCTCTTTGCCGCTGCCGACAAAATGAAATCCTTGGAACTTCTCGTGGACAAGATGCTTGAGCACGATGGCTATTACGAGGGCGCCGACCCGGGCGAGAAAGCCGCCGCCCTCGCCCGGCGAATGCTCCTTGCCCGCGCCGTCGAGGCCGCCGCCGACATACCCCCTGAGGTGATGAAAAAAATGCCGCCCGACAAGCTGGCGCAAATGATTGCGCGCTTAGAGAACGCCCGTATCTCGGGCGAGCGCCTTCGACTCCAGTACAACAAGGCCCTCGACACCGCCAAGGAGGCCATCCTCGAAAAACTGGAGGAGGAGATGCGCGCCCACCCCAAGCTTTTAGAGGAAGTCGCCCAACTGGCCGAAAAAGCGTTTGAGGAGGTTGTTAGCGAGGTGGGGGGGTAGCGTTCGAGCTTAATGGTTGTGGGGTCAGGGACCAACTTTGGCGAATACCCCCGGTTAATCTCGCATCATTTTTTCCGCAAGATGCCCTGTCGGGCCACGCACGCGATGACGCCCCACAAACCCGTGCGCAATGTCATGGCGCCTATGGTTCTGGCTTCAAAGGCGCCACCGGTGAAGATATAAACAGCCAAAGCCGCAAACGTCATCACCGTGGCCACCGCGATCGCCAATGCGAGGTGTGCGCCCCACTCGGCGTGTCGGAAAAGTCCGATCGCAGCTACCATGTAAGCGAATCCGGCGAAAAAATTAAACCAAACCACGGCGGGGACGTAATTGCCCGCGGCGAGGCGCATTTTCTCGGGGCCGAAGAGAACTTGACCGCCGGAAAAAACAGATGCTGCGCCAAAGATTAGGGCCACCGCAGCAAGGGCCTGTAGAAGTTTCAGGCCTCTACAGTATGTTAGGCAGGCTGTGAACATGGCTTCATCTCCTGAAATATCGAAAAAGCGTATGCTTGATGGTCACCGTTTGTGGGTGTTTTCAAAAAAAAAATCTCAGGCGGTTCCTTGAGTAGGGAAATTCCAACTTAACACTATTCTACGTCGGATTTTCTCTTCAGGCGACTGTCTCTGGCTCGGACGGCCCCTCCAGTCCCAGACGATAATCCGATTTCGATGTATTTTCACGATTTTTGGCACTTGGCGGATATGCTTCTCCTGTTTGCGGTCTCATCTTGGCCCGCTGCTCAGCGGTGCCGCGCTGGTTGCGAAACTGAATTACATTCTCGGGCGAGCGCCTTCGCCTCCAGTCCAACAAGGCCCTCGACACCGCCAAGGAAGCCATTCTCGAAAAGTTTGAAGATGAAATGCGCGCCACCACAAGCTTTTAGAGGAAGTCACCCAATTGGCCGAAAAAGCGTTTGGGGAGGCTGTTAGCGAGGTTGGGGGTAGCGCTTTAAATTAATCGGTTGGAATCAAGCTAGGATTGAAAGAAATATTTTGCATAAAGGTTGTAAATAACGAGCCGAAAGGGCTCTCAAGGGTGGTTATCTGGTTTCGAAGAGTTTTTCGATTCGAATCAGGAGATCGGGGAGATTAAACGGTTTCGATAATAAATCGCTTGCCCCGGCTTTTCTGCAATCAACTATCATCTCCGGCGTCCACTCATCGCTGAGTGCCATGACCTTTGCGCGGGTGCTCCCTCCCCCCCTGGGGGTTTTTAAAAAATCCAGCATCGTCATATCGGACATGGAATTGTCAATAATCAATGCGTCGAACATCGCGTTGCGGATGCGGTTAAATGCCTCATGCCCGCTATCCGTTATTTCCACGCTGTGACCCAGCTGGGTTAAGGTGAGTTCAAGCAAATCGCACAAAATCTCTTCCTGCGCGACGATTAATATATCGGCCAAGGTCTTGTTTCCATATCATTGAAATGGGCTGGAGCCGTTTTCTGAAGGCTCGGAAAAGCTTTTTACTTTAAATGCAACTTTAAAAATCACGCACTCTAAACGACTACTGATTTATCCCCAGGAATTTTTCTGAGTCACTCACTTCTGCCTGTAATTGGATGTATATATCGTTGATATCCTGAAGCGAGAGACCGAAGGGAATGTTCTCCTCGTTTTTAAACAGTGCGGCAAAATCGGGCTCGGGTTCATTCGCCAGAATCAGATGAGAGAGCATGTCCGCAAAGCTTATAACCTGGACCATCTCCTTGTGGTCTACATCTAGATCCGAGTAATGGTGGAATGCGATGGATTCGGTCAGCTCCTTGGAAAAATTCCATTTCCTCGCCAGAAAAAATCCGATCGCACAATGGTCGAATCCATAGAGGTCCATCTCTTTCGTATGGTGCTCGGGAAGTATCTCCTCTGCGATCTTTTGAAGGGTCTCTTTGTCCGGCTCCTCGACAATTCGGTCGAGCACTACTTTGCCGATGTCGTGGAGGAGACCTGCGGCGAAGGCCTCTTCCCGGTGCCATGAGCTGCACCTGTCGGCGATTAAACGCGCCCCGAACGCCGTCGTAATGGAATGAAGCCAAAATTGATTGGCCTGAATCCCGTACCCACGAATGGGAACCCCCATAAGCCCGGATGTAGTGCACATAATGGCAAG
Above is a window of Nitrospinaceae bacterium DNA encoding:
- a CDS encoding HDOD domain-containing protein, which produces MADMTNYLERALTHVESLPPLSNVFHKILELTEGDDYSRDDLIRCVSLDQAIAAKVLQTINSAYFGMGQRVTSLEVAVGLLGDKQVRDLAIMCTTSGLMGVPIRGYGIQANQFWLHSITTAFGARLIADRCSSWHREEAFAAGLLHDIGKVVLDRIVEEPDKETLQKIAEEILPEHHTKEMDLYGFDHCAIGFFLARKWNFSKELTESIAFHHYSDLDVDHKEMVQVISFADMLSHLILANEPEPDFAALFKNEENIPFGLSLQDINDIYIQLQAEVSDSEKFLGINQ
- a CDS encoding response regulator encodes the protein MADILIVAQEEILCDLLELTLTQLGHSVEITDSGHEAFNRIRNAMFDALIIDNSMSDMTMLDFLKTPRGGGSTRAKVMALSDEWTPEMIVDCRKAGASDLLSKPFNLPDLLIRIEKLFETR